A window of Vescimonas fastidiosa contains these coding sequences:
- a CDS encoding DUF3592 domain-containing protein: protein MWKQYKTFFARFRFIGYVLMIAGIYLIVNGIKDYAEQSRQNDWLTTQATVTDVSSHVVRSHGSGNRSSTYYTLVYEYTVNGENYTGKSGQLSSPRLVGDVITVKYDPEAPEESTTTLSPHTRDLVVLLVLGTAIAAVGVYLSGVIGLVRELLQKGRTGKPNESVSKTDTGFDSSAIAKIPAKQWVPRLAAWLLAFAAVVLFVKFFLTSNIASPDEFRNAAVSAGYAAADSTEDLRESWGVGSMLSRSVSVYESSLRLDLCKMDSADSCRRLYAGMTLPITGEVTESNTLSHQVYAVDTPTNFSAKICIGQMLLYVFTTQEDKADVLAFLESVGYWDE, encoded by the coding sequence ATGTGGAAGCAATACAAAACATTTTTCGCTCGTTTTCGATTCATAGGCTATGTGCTGATGATCGCAGGCATCTACCTGATCGTGAACGGGATCAAGGACTATGCAGAGCAATCCCGCCAGAACGACTGGCTCACCACGCAGGCAACGGTCACGGATGTCTCCAGCCATGTTGTCCGCTCCCACGGGAGCGGTAACAGAAGCAGTACCTATTACACCCTCGTATACGAGTATACAGTGAATGGGGAAAACTATACCGGCAAATCGGGACAGCTGTCATCGCCCCGTTTGGTGGGGGATGTCATCACCGTGAAATACGACCCGGAGGCGCCGGAGGAGAGCACGACCACCCTCTCTCCCCATACCCGTGATCTGGTGGTTCTTCTGGTTTTGGGAACGGCCATTGCGGCGGTGGGGGTTTACCTCTCGGGAGTGATCGGTCTGGTTCGTGAGCTTCTGCAAAAGGGACGCACGGGGAAACCGAATGAATCGGTTTCGAAGACAGACACAGGGTTTGATTCATCGGCCATTGCAAAGATCCCGGCGAAGCAGTGGGTTCCCCGGCTTGCGGCTTGGCTACTTGCGTTCGCCGCCGTTGTCCTGTTCGTGAAATTTTTCCTCACATCAAATATCGCAAGCCCGGACGAGTTTCGCAATGCCGCCGTGTCTGCCGGGTACGCCGCCGCAGACTCCACGGAGGATCTCCGCGAGAGCTGGGGCGTCGGTTCCATGCTGAGCCGCTCCGTGTCCGTGTACGAGAGCTCCCTGCGGCTGGATCTATGCAAGATGGATTCCGCAGACAGCTGCCGCCGCTTATATGCCGGCATGACCCTCCCGATTACGGGCGAGGTGACGGAGAGCAATACCCTTTCCCATCAGGTCTATGCCGTTGACACCCCCACGAATTTTTCGGCGAAGATCTGCATTGGGCAGATGCTGCTTTATGTTTTTACCACGCAGGAGGACAAGGCCGATGTGCTTGCGTTTCTGGAATCTGTGGGCTACTGGGACGAATAA
- a CDS encoding DUF859 family phage minor structural protein, whose product MGETIKTDVKYKSYFWVKWEVQEQDTASNKSTIAWSCGLSPGEQYYTNAIRMSAVTIGGVEVYAGGTYSDITDYKDRTFGSGTLEVEHDGDGSKTLVVGAFSGWLYGNGDYNASSRSFALPTIPRATTPGIGGVTMGETAHISLPRASGGFTHTLRYVFGGAAETIATGVATGYDWLVPESLAAQIPNAASGKGTLTCETYSGSTCIGTKSVTFTASVPGSMKPTVLSGWAAVSYDNSGTAAENMAAWVQGYSKAKATFDGSKVTCRQGAGVSKFSITYLGKTTAGNPCRTETISTTGATVRCTVTDSRGLTAWEDFSISLLEYAPPALVGADLFRSDGEGVAADGGAHIAGVARARYSELGGLNSVTLKGYWKSVGGGYGAGETLTVGAVGLVTGDVEISADRSYIALLVLTDSLGNSARYEENIPTEKVAFHLKEGGKGAAFGKAAETEGLLELAEDWHLKLTGATDLNAAAEKIAVLDPGGVVRYRTKAELLGDLAADYIVEQGVSGIWTYRKWAGGILEYWGKEQGFTLEDGWHRSPAAPLAVVNAENSTVTVTSWYGTDDNRAARPNIITCGGLYEDGSVSVYDRNPDGTPGTGPRAYYYHVNARWK is encoded by the coding sequence ATGGGCGAGACCATCAAGACGGATGTGAAATACAAGTCCTATTTCTGGGTGAAATGGGAGGTGCAGGAGCAGGACACGGCGTCGAACAAGTCCACCATCGCCTGGTCCTGCGGCCTGAGCCCCGGGGAGCAGTACTACACCAATGCCATACGAATGTCGGCGGTGACGATAGGCGGCGTGGAGGTTTATGCCGGAGGCACCTATTCCGATATTACGGACTACAAGGACCGCACCTTCGGCTCCGGCACCCTGGAGGTGGAGCATGACGGGGACGGCAGCAAGACCCTGGTGGTGGGGGCCTTCTCCGGGTGGCTGTACGGTAACGGGGACTACAACGCCTCCAGCCGAAGCTTCGCCCTGCCCACCATCCCCCGGGCTACCACGCCCGGTATCGGCGGCGTGACCATGGGGGAGACGGCGCACATTAGCCTGCCCAGAGCGTCCGGTGGCTTTACGCATACCCTGCGCTATGTGTTCGGCGGGGCGGCGGAGACCATTGCCACAGGGGTGGCCACGGGCTATGACTGGCTTGTGCCGGAGAGCCTGGCGGCCCAGATTCCCAATGCGGCCAGCGGCAAGGGCACGCTGACCTGCGAGACCTACAGCGGCAGCACCTGCATCGGGACGAAATCGGTGACCTTTACGGCCTCGGTGCCCGGGAGCATGAAGCCGACGGTTTTGAGCGGCTGGGCGGCGGTGAGCTATGACAACAGCGGCACGGCGGCGGAGAATATGGCCGCCTGGGTGCAGGGGTATTCCAAGGCCAAGGCTACCTTTGACGGCAGTAAGGTCACCTGCCGGCAGGGGGCCGGGGTCAGTAAGTTTTCCATTACCTACCTGGGAAAGACCACGGCGGGGAATCCTTGCCGGACGGAGACTATTTCCACCACCGGCGCCACGGTGCGCTGCACGGTGACGGACAGCCGGGGGCTGACGGCCTGGGAGGATTTCAGCATTTCACTGCTGGAGTACGCCCCGCCTGCCCTGGTGGGGGCGGACCTGTTTCGCTCGGACGGAGAGGGCGTGGCGGCAGACGGCGGGGCGCACATTGCCGGGGTGGCCCGGGCCCGGTACTCTGAATTGGGGGGCCTAAACAGCGTGACGCTGAAGGGCTACTGGAAGAGCGTGGGCGGCGGCTACGGCGCGGGGGAGACCCTGACGGTGGGGGCCGTGGGCCTGGTGACGGGGGATGTGGAAATTTCCGCAGACCGCAGCTATATAGCCCTGCTGGTGCTGACGGACAGCCTGGGAAACAGCGCCCGCTATGAGGAGAACATCCCCACGGAGAAGGTGGCCTTCCACCTGAAGGAGGGCGGCAAGGGCGCGGCCTTCGGCAAGGCGGCGGAGACGGAGGGCCTGCTGGAGCTGGCGGAGGACTGGCATCTGAAGCTGACCGGGGCCACGGATCTGAATGCGGCGGCGGAGAAGATCGCCGTGCTGGACCCGGGAGGCGTGGTACGCTACCGGACGAAAGCGGAGCTGCTGGGAGACCTGGCGGCGGACTACATCGTAGAGCAGGGCGTAAGCGGCATATGGACTTACCGGAAATGGGCCGGCGGTATTTTGGAATACTGGGGGAAGGAGCAGGGCTTCACCCTGGAGGATGGATGGCACAGAAGCCCGGCGGCGCCGCTTGCTGTTGTCAATGCCGAAAATTCTACCGTGACGGTGACGAGCTGGTACGGCACGGATGATAACCGGGCGGCGCGGCCTAATATTATTACCTGCGGCGGGCTGTACGAAGACGGCAGCGTATCCGTATATGACAGAAATCCGGATGGGACCCCGGGGACGGGCCCTCGGGCCTACTATTACCATGTGAACGCAAGGTGGAAATGA
- a CDS encoding ferritin-like domain-containing protein translates to MDTEQTVEQKRAIWQRVNPTLQPYPAEADAVNVCCMGVNAREDVEVIQGFIEEELADRRSYLACAGMAPNAAARQVMRRLAAEEGGHARKLMGVYYLVTGQVYCPAVSGGCEKCPGSWRELLRLRYHQESCGGLNYRRAGDETTDECLGEIFSELSKDEYRHARQVLGLLEKLIPIQ, encoded by the coding sequence ATGGATACGGAACAGACCGTGGAGCAGAAAAGGGCCATTTGGCAGAGGGTGAACCCTACTTTGCAGCCTTACCCGGCGGAGGCGGACGCGGTGAATGTGTGCTGCATGGGGGTGAACGCCCGGGAGGATGTGGAGGTCATACAGGGCTTTATTGAGGAGGAGCTGGCGGACCGGCGGAGCTATCTGGCCTGCGCAGGGATGGCCCCGAATGCCGCGGCGCGGCAGGTGATGCGGCGGCTGGCGGCGGAGGAGGGGGGACACGCCCGAAAGCTCATGGGGGTATACTATCTGGTGACGGGACAGGTGTACTGCCCGGCGGTGAGCGGCGGGTGCGAGAAATGCCCGGGGTCCTGGCGAGAGCTGCTGCGGCTGCGATATCACCAGGAGAGCTGCGGGGGACTGAACTATCGCCGGGCCGGAGACGAGACTACGGACGAGTGCCTGGGGGAGATATTTTCGGAGCTTTCCAAGGACGAATACCGACACGCACGGCAGGTGCTGGGGCTTTTGGAAAAACTAATACCGATTCAATAA
- a CDS encoding peptidoglycan-binding domain-containing protein — protein MATKLWRGNTGSSVLDLQQKLNRNGYSLDEDGVFGSSTYNAVLDYQRKNNLAVDGVVGDETWGSLNRTTVPSRPTTGKDVLTGVSDETYDKLHRLEEGFKPSEAVEAAREVQNSLESVRPGEYRSSFEEELARLYEQISGGKDFSYDAGQDAQYLNYAHLYARRGRETMEDTLGTASGLTGGYASSYAQTASQQAYGRYMQELAELMPELEQSARQQYEASRQRLTDQYDWLSQREQADYKRYLQEQEAWQADYDRAGKEAETLRQAEYNDYKLRLQHYTSMANAEQKASGGVRANTGAAAAEEKKASLSSAAAQSLHRAMSNYFKGGETARAAALAQQYRDRMTPAQKQRVRKLFADNGAQIDL, from the coding sequence ATGGCAACAAAGCTTTGGAGAGGGAACACAGGCAGTTCGGTGCTGGATCTGCAGCAGAAGCTGAACCGGAACGGCTACAGCCTGGATGAGGACGGCGTATTCGGCAGCAGCACCTATAACGCGGTGCTGGACTACCAGCGCAAGAACAACCTGGCCGTGGACGGCGTGGTGGGGGATGAGACCTGGGGGAGCCTGAACAGGACCACTGTGCCCAGCCGTCCTACCACGGGGAAGGATGTGCTGACGGGGGTGTCGGACGAGACCTACGACAAGCTGCACCGACTGGAGGAGGGATTCAAGCCCTCGGAGGCTGTGGAGGCGGCCCGGGAGGTGCAAAACAGTCTGGAATCGGTACGGCCGGGGGAATACCGGTCGTCCTTTGAGGAGGAGCTGGCACGGCTGTATGAGCAGATCAGCGGAGGCAAGGATTTTTCCTATGATGCCGGGCAGGACGCACAGTATTTGAACTATGCCCATCTCTACGCCCGGCGGGGACGAGAGACGATGGAGGACACCCTGGGTACGGCCTCGGGACTCACCGGGGGCTACGCCTCCAGCTATGCCCAGACAGCGTCACAGCAGGCCTACGGGCGCTATATGCAGGAGCTGGCGGAGCTGATGCCGGAGCTGGAGCAGAGCGCCCGGCAGCAATATGAGGCATCCCGGCAGAGACTGACGGACCAATACGACTGGCTGAGCCAGCGGGAGCAGGCGGACTACAAGCGCTACCTGCAGGAGCAGGAGGCTTGGCAGGCGGACTACGACCGGGCGGGCAAGGAGGCGGAAACGCTGCGGCAGGCGGAGTACAACGACTACAAGCTGCGCCTGCAGCACTACACCAGCATGGCAAACGCCGAGCAGAAGGCCTCCGGCGGTGTCCGGGCCAACACCGGGGCGGCGGCTGCGGAGGAGAAGAAGGCCAGTCTCAGCTCGGCTGCGGCCCAGAGCCTGCACAGGGCGATGAGCAACTATTTTAAGGGCGGCGAGACAGCCCGGGCGGCGGCGCTGGCACAGCAGTACAGGGACCGCATGACACCGGCCCAGAAGCAGAGGGTGAGAAAGCTCTTTGCCGACAACGGGGCACAGATCGACCTGTGA
- a CDS encoding hydrolase, with protein MKECISRDAALAALKKYNKEPFHIQHALTVEGAMRWYANELGYGEDADFWATVGLLHDIDFEQWPEQHCVKAPELLQEAGCSQEFIHAVCSHGYGICCDVEPTEEMEKVLYAADELTGLIGAAALMRPSKSVQDMELKSIKKKFKDKKFAAGCSRDVIITGAERLGWELDVLMEKTLEAMRSCETFVAEELAKA; from the coding sequence ATGAAAGAGTGTATCAGCAGAGACGCGGCCTTGGCCGCACTGAAGAAGTATAACAAGGAGCCGTTTCACATTCAGCACGCCCTAACCGTAGAGGGCGCTATGCGCTGGTATGCAAACGAGCTGGGCTATGGCGAGGACGCGGATTTCTGGGCCACGGTGGGCCTGCTCCACGACATCGACTTTGAGCAGTGGCCGGAGCAGCACTGCGTGAAGGCCCCGGAGCTTTTGCAGGAGGCCGGGTGCAGCCAGGAGTTTATTCACGCCGTGTGCAGCCACGGGTATGGCATCTGCTGTGATGTGGAGCCTACAGAGGAGATGGAGAAGGTGCTTTATGCAGCCGACGAGCTGACGGGGCTTATCGGCGCGGCGGCGCTGATGCGGCCCAGCAAGAGTGTGCAGGACATGGAGCTCAAGAGCATTAAGAAAAAGTTTAAGGACAAAAAGTTCGCCGCCGGATGCTCCCGGGATGTGATCATCACCGGGGCCGAGCGCCTGGGCTGGGAGCTGGATGTGCTGATGGAGAAAACTCTGGAGGCCATGCGCTCCTGCGAGACATTTGTGGCGGAGGAGCTGGCGAAGGCTTGA
- a CDS encoding phage terminase large subunit, with amino-acid sequence MERVNTLHIGVPNEKQKLFLQCRAKYIAFGGARGGGKSWAVRTKAKLMALRYPGIRLLLVRRTYQELENNHIRFLRRELAGIAEYRATGRQFVFPNGSVLDFGYCACDGDLDRYQGAEYDVIFLDEATQLREEWMRQFAACLRGVNDYPKRIYYTCNPGGPGHGYIKRLFIDRRFQAGENGEDYVFIPARVTDNEALLKKQPEYLQQLRALPRKLREAWLEGKWDIFQGQFFQEFTDDPEHYKDRRFTHVIEPFTIPREWRIYRSYDFGYAKPFSCAWWAVDFDGCIYRILELYGCTENPNEGVRWTPEKQFAKIREIEDTHPWLKGRSISGVADPAIWDSSRGESVYETALRHRVYFSPGDNRRIPGWMQMHYRMAFDGEGYPQMYVFSGCRAFIRTIPELMFSDTEPEDLDTRQEDHVADECRYFCMARPIRPVRQGEELALGDDPLNMRKR; translated from the coding sequence GTGGAGCGAGTGAATACCCTCCATATCGGGGTACCCAATGAGAAGCAGAAGCTGTTTTTGCAGTGCCGGGCCAAATACATCGCCTTCGGCGGCGCCCGGGGCGGCGGGAAAAGCTGGGCGGTGCGGACGAAAGCAAAGCTCATGGCCCTGCGCTATCCGGGCATTCGGCTGCTGCTGGTGCGGCGGACCTATCAGGAACTGGAAAACAACCACATCCGCTTTTTGCGCCGGGAGCTGGCGGGGATCGCCGAGTACAGGGCCACGGGGCGGCAGTTTGTTTTTCCCAACGGAAGTGTACTGGATTTTGGGTACTGTGCCTGTGACGGAGACCTGGACCGCTACCAGGGGGCGGAGTACGATGTGATCTTCCTGGACGAGGCCACCCAGCTGCGGGAGGAATGGATGCGGCAGTTTGCCGCGTGCCTGCGGGGCGTGAACGACTATCCCAAGCGCATTTACTACACCTGCAACCCCGGAGGGCCGGGGCATGGATACATTAAGCGGCTGTTTATTGACCGGCGGTTTCAGGCCGGGGAAAACGGGGAGGACTATGTGTTTATCCCGGCACGGGTGACGGACAACGAGGCGCTGCTGAAAAAGCAGCCGGAGTATTTGCAGCAGCTTAGGGCCCTGCCCCGGAAGCTGCGGGAGGCGTGGCTGGAGGGGAAATGGGACATCTTTCAGGGACAGTTCTTTCAGGAGTTTACGGACGATCCGGAGCATTATAAGGACCGGAGATTTACCCATGTTATTGAGCCGTTTACCATTCCCAGGGAGTGGAGGATTTACCGAAGCTATGACTTCGGGTACGCAAAGCCCTTTTCCTGCGCCTGGTGGGCGGTGGACTTTGACGGGTGCATTTACCGGATTTTGGAGCTTTACGGCTGCACGGAGAATCCCAACGAGGGGGTCCGGTGGACACCGGAGAAGCAGTTTGCAAAAATCCGGGAGATCGAGGACACCCACCCGTGGCTGAAGGGACGGAGCATCAGCGGTGTGGCGGACCCGGCCATTTGGGACAGCAGCCGGGGAGAGAGTGTATATGAAACGGCTCTGCGGCACCGGGTGTATTTTTCGCCGGGGGACAACCGGCGCATTCCGGGATGGATGCAGATGCACTACCGGATGGCCTTTGACGGGGAGGGATACCCGCAGATGTATGTATTCAGTGGGTGCAGGGCCTTTATTCGGACGATCCCGGAGCTGATGTTCTCCGACACCGAGCCGGAGGACCTGGATACACGGCAGGAGGATCATGTGGCGGACGAGTGCCGGTATTTTTGTATGGCGCGGCCCATTCGGCCCGTGCGGCAGGGAGAGGAGCTGGCGTTGGGGGATGATCCGCTGAATATGAGAAAGAGATGA
- a CDS encoding portal protein, with amino-acid sequence MDGMTLQKPKIGTEEVRRAAQILKKYKQGKAHLESRIIDNEQFWKMRHWQQMEKNGQGGNPGDPQPASAWLVNCLLSKHADAMDCYPEPTVLPREEGDRAEAAKLTRILPVVLKQNQFKRTYSDAWWYKLKSGCAAYGVFWDAGKLGGLGDISIRRMDLLNLFWEPGVRDIQDSEHFFSTELISNAQLLRSYPQLEGKLGGGSFTVSRFLYDDTVDTSDKSLVVDWYYHTTEGGRRVLQYCKFVGETVLYATENDTKVPTEERVAGFEPDGTPRVENVPVGLPMSLRGWYDHGKYPFVFDVLFPEEGTPCGYGYIDLCKSPQKQIDLMNQAILKNTLAAATPRFFVRADGAVNENEYADWTKPFVHTNGNLGSDSIAPIHTAGLDSVYVAILQSKIAEMKETAGNRDVANGGTASGVTAATAIAALQEAGGKLSRNMIDDGYEAFSDVVTLCIELIRQFYSLPRQFRLLGGEFASYDSSGLQPVAMSDGVEVSYRVPVFDLEISAQQENPYKTMEYNQFALQLFQMGFFRDDMAQQALRCLELMDFKNKDLVMGMIRRGQTQQKEIESLRTRLLQTAEVLDRAKGTNLAQTLAREYAGGAAADGTGAGKHREEKTTAMERSRRSTREAVRPR; translated from the coding sequence ATGGACGGTATGACTTTGCAGAAGCCTAAGATCGGCACGGAGGAGGTGCGCCGGGCGGCGCAGATCCTGAAAAAGTACAAGCAGGGGAAGGCACATCTGGAGAGCCGCATCATCGACAACGAGCAGTTCTGGAAAATGCGGCACTGGCAGCAGATGGAGAAAAACGGGCAGGGAGGCAACCCCGGAGATCCCCAGCCGGCCAGCGCATGGCTGGTGAACTGCCTCCTCTCCAAGCACGCAGACGCCATGGACTGCTACCCAGAGCCCACGGTGCTGCCCCGGGAGGAGGGCGACCGGGCGGAGGCGGCGAAGCTGACAAGAATTTTGCCGGTGGTGCTGAAGCAGAACCAGTTTAAGCGGACCTATTCCGACGCCTGGTGGTACAAGCTGAAAAGCGGGTGCGCGGCCTACGGCGTTTTCTGGGACGCAGGAAAGCTGGGCGGACTGGGGGACATCTCTATCCGCAGGATGGACCTTTTGAATTTGTTTTGGGAGCCGGGGGTCCGGGACATCCAGGACTCCGAGCATTTCTTTTCTACGGAGCTTATCAGCAATGCCCAGCTTCTGCGCAGCTACCCGCAGCTGGAGGGGAAGCTGGGAGGCGGCAGCTTCACGGTGAGCCGGTTTCTCTATGACGACACCGTGGACACCTCCGACAAGTCCCTGGTGGTGGACTGGTACTACCACACCACGGAGGGAGGCCGAAGGGTGCTGCAATACTGCAAGTTTGTGGGAGAAACGGTGCTTTACGCCACGGAAAACGACACGAAGGTACCCACGGAGGAAAGGGTGGCGGGCTTTGAGCCCGACGGCACGCCGAGAGTGGAGAATGTGCCGGTGGGGCTGCCTATGTCCCTGCGGGGGTGGTACGACCACGGGAAATACCCGTTTGTATTCGATGTGCTGTTTCCTGAGGAGGGGACACCCTGCGGGTACGGATACATTGACCTGTGCAAATCGCCCCAGAAGCAGATCGACCTGATGAACCAGGCCATTCTCAAGAACACCCTGGCGGCGGCAACGCCGAGATTTTTCGTGCGGGCCGACGGGGCGGTGAACGAAAACGAATACGCCGACTGGACAAAGCCCTTTGTACACACCAACGGAAACCTGGGCAGCGACTCCATTGCACCTATCCACACAGCGGGACTGGACAGCGTGTATGTGGCGATTTTGCAGAGTAAGATCGCCGAAATGAAGGAGACCGCAGGCAACCGGGATGTGGCCAACGGCGGCACCGCCTCCGGCGTGACGGCGGCTACGGCCATTGCGGCGCTCCAGGAGGCGGGAGGCAAGCTGTCCCGGAACATGATCGACGACGGGTACGAGGCGTTTTCCGATGTGGTGACGCTGTGCATTGAGCTGATCAGGCAGTTTTACAGCCTGCCCCGGCAGTTTCGCCTGCTGGGGGGCGAATTTGCCAGCTATGACAGCAGCGGACTGCAGCCGGTGGCCATGAGCGACGGGGTGGAGGTCTCTTACCGGGTGCCGGTGTTTGACCTGGAGATTTCCGCCCAGCAGGAAAACCCCTATAAGACTATGGAGTATAACCAGTTTGCCTTGCAGCTTTTCCAGATGGGCTTTTTCCGGGACGACATGGCCCAGCAGGCCCTGCGGTGCCTGGAGCTGATGGACTTTAAGAACAAGGACCTGGTGATGGGCATGATCCGGCGGGGGCAGACCCAGCAGAAGGAGATTGAGAGCCTGCGGACACGACTTTTGCAGACGGCGGAGGTGCTGGACCGGGCAAAGGGGACTAATCTGGCGCAGACGCTGGCCCGGGAATACGCCGGCGGTGCGGCTGCCGACGGCACCGGCGCCGGGAAGCACCGGGAGGAAAAGACCACGGCCATGGAGCGCAGCCGCCGCAGCACCCGGGAGGCGGTGCGGCCCCGATGA
- a CDS encoding ribosomal-processing cysteine protease Prp yields MIRVTAEPGRLTLEGHAGYAPAGQDIVCAAVSALMLALAERMQEKNLVRELIMRPGYMRIAMRGAEKETELVKCGLKQLQRRFPRYVEVKEAGGSFLSMRE; encoded by the coding sequence ATGATACGGGTGACGGCGGAGCCGGGGCGGCTGACCCTGGAGGGACACGCAGGGTATGCTCCGGCGGGACAGGACATTGTGTGCGCGGCGGTATCGGCCCTGATGCTGGCGCTGGCGGAGCGGATGCAGGAGAAAAACCTGGTGAGGGAGCTTATTATGCGGCCGGGATATATGCGCATTGCCATGCGGGGCGCGGAAAAGGAGACGGAGCTGGTGAAGTGCGGGCTCAAGCAGCTGCAGCGGCGGTTTCCCCGGTATGTGGAAGTGAAGGAAGCAGGGGGTTCATTTCTCTCGATGAGGGAGTGA
- a CDS encoding N4-gp56 family major capsid protein — MELNYQMFADANTQTTGGLSAEMKTYYGMELLENAKPQLVHNQFAATKPLPVGGGKTVEWRKFGAFDKALTPLTEGVTPDGSGISVSYITKELAQYGDYTTVSDMLDLTAIDDVVLEITDRHGNNMGLTLDTVTRNEIQQGNQVIYAPVLGEGGQQTAVTSRVALTPACKMTSELVAKAATQLKKMNAPTFDGKYVCIIHPSVAFDLRQDEAWIAAHQYAAATELFSGEIGELHGVRFVETTEAKIFCGADLAKNSRNLAVNGAVTNSATVGFDGGTVDSGSLAGRYVLIGGKRYKVLSNTGSAMTLAEAITAADNAVIYPGEGGAEGCAVYGCLFVGKGAYGVVDLSEGTEVIVKPRGSSGTADPLDQRSSVGWKGIHAAAILYDEYMVRVECGSSYSGEDKAN; from the coding sequence ATGGAGTTGAATTATCAGATGTTTGCAGATGCAAATACCCAGACTACCGGCGGTCTGTCCGCCGAGATGAAAACCTATTACGGCATGGAGCTGCTGGAGAATGCCAAGCCCCAGCTGGTGCACAATCAGTTTGCCGCCACCAAGCCTCTGCCTGTGGGCGGCGGCAAGACGGTGGAGTGGCGCAAGTTCGGTGCCTTTGACAAGGCACTGACGCCGCTGACCGAGGGCGTGACCCCCGACGGCAGCGGAATCTCGGTCAGCTACATCACCAAGGAGCTGGCCCAGTACGGCGACTACACCACGGTGTCCGATATGCTGGACCTGACGGCCATTGACGATGTGGTGCTGGAGATCACCGACCGCCACGGCAACAACATGGGCCTGACCCTGGACACCGTGACCCGCAACGAAATTCAGCAGGGCAACCAGGTCATCTATGCCCCTGTACTGGGTGAGGGCGGCCAGCAGACTGCGGTGACCAGCCGTGTGGCCCTGACCCCGGCCTGCAAGATGACCAGCGAGCTGGTGGCCAAGGCCGCTACCCAGCTGAAGAAGATGAACGCGCCTACCTTTGACGGCAAGTATGTGTGCATCATTCACCCCTCCGTGGCCTTTGACCTGCGTCAGGACGAGGCGTGGATCGCCGCCCACCAGTATGCCGCCGCTACGGAGCTGTTTTCCGGCGAAATCGGCGAGCTGCACGGGGTGCGCTTTGTGGAGACCACGGAGGCAAAAATTTTCTGCGGCGCTGACCTGGCCAAAAACAGCCGCAATCTGGCGGTGAACGGCGCGGTGACGAATAGCGCCACCGTGGGCTTTGACGGCGGCACGGTGGACTCCGGCAGCCTGGCAGGCCGCTATGTGCTGATCGGCGGCAAGCGCTATAAGGTGCTCAGCAACACCGGCAGCGCTATGACCCTGGCGGAGGCCATTACCGCCGCGGATAACGCCGTGATCTATCCCGGTGAGGGCGGCGCAGAGGGCTGCGCTGTATACGGCTGCCTGTTCGTAGGTAAGGGCGCTTACGGCGTGGTGGATCTCAGCGAGGGAACGGAGGTCATTGTGAAGCCGCGGGGCTCCTCCGGCACCGCCGACCCCCTGGACCAGCGCTCCAGCGTGGGCTGGAAGGGCATTCATGCTGCGGCCATCCTGTACGACGAGTACATGGTGCGCGTGGAGTGCGGCTCTTCTTACTCCGGTGAGGATAAGGCCAACTGA